In a single window of the Streptacidiphilus sp. P02-A3a genome:
- a CDS encoding ABC-2 family transporter protein, translated as MPPVLDDVHPPCPPPPDPPPVPPSRSGALPALRPAVGLYAAVGRGSFRRYATYRAATWSGALTNSVFGFFIAYTYRALWEVRPHLGGYDLSSALTYVWLGQAMLMPVAAMGGGIQDDLEARISNGDIAVDLYRPVDQQAWWLAADLGRAGYHLLSRGVLPLLVGGLFFRLRMPAGGLAEAALTWCGFLVSVLLAVTVSFSLRYMTSLTGFWLLDARGVRQVALVLGMFFSGFLLPLTLFPSTLGQISEHLPWAGMVQIPEDVFLQRRTGAALLTGLGLQLGWAALLLGAGRLVQRAAAAKVVVQGG; from the coding sequence ATGCCGCCGGTACTCGACGACGTCCACCCACCCTGTCCGCCTCCGCCCGATCCGCCCCCCGTACCGCCGAGCCGCTCGGGAGCGCTCCCGGCGCTGCGGCCCGCGGTCGGGCTGTACGCGGCCGTGGGCCGGGGCAGCTTCCGCCGGTACGCCACCTACCGGGCGGCGACCTGGTCCGGGGCGCTCACCAACAGCGTCTTCGGCTTCTTCATCGCGTACACCTACCGGGCGCTGTGGGAGGTCCGGCCGCACCTCGGGGGCTACGACCTCAGTTCGGCGCTGACCTACGTCTGGCTCGGCCAGGCGATGCTGATGCCGGTGGCCGCGATGGGCGGCGGGATCCAGGACGACCTGGAGGCGCGGATCAGCAACGGTGACATCGCGGTCGACCTGTACCGGCCGGTGGACCAGCAGGCCTGGTGGCTGGCCGCGGACCTGGGCCGGGCCGGGTACCACCTGCTGTCGCGCGGGGTGCTGCCGCTGCTGGTCGGCGGACTGTTCTTCCGGCTGCGGATGCCCGCGGGCGGGCTCGCCGAGGCGGCGCTGACCTGGTGCGGCTTCCTGGTGTCGGTGCTGCTCGCGGTGACCGTCAGCTTCTCGCTGCGCTACATGACCTCGCTCACCGGCTTCTGGCTGCTGGACGCGCGCGGGGTCAGGCAGGTCGCGCTGGTGCTCGGGATGTTCTTCTCCGGCTTCCTGCTGCCGCTGACGCTGTTCCCGTCGACCCTCGGGCAGATCTCGGAGCACCTGCCGTGGGCGGGGATGGTGCAGATCCCGGAGGACGTCTTCCTGCAGCGGCGGACCGGTGCCGCGCTGCTGACCGGGCTGGGACTGCAACTCGGCTGGGCGGCGCTGCTGCTGGGCGCGGGGCGGCTGGTCCAGCGGGCGGCGGCGGCCAAGGTGGTGGTCCAGGGTGGCTGA
- a CDS encoding ABC transporter permease: protein MAETTDAPSVLPARLGALPSIWAALRAYLLVAGMWLRASLAYRTSFWLTMVGNGVTSALDFAVIAIMFLHTRALGGWTLPQVAFLYGTAGMTLGLADLAVGSLDQLGQRVRDGSVDTVLIRPAAALAQLCADRFALRRLGRVLQSALVLLWSVSRLHLDWTPGRVLVTLLLLVCGSVIFGSVFVAGGAFQFFAADAAEVQNSVTYGGSAMLQYPPTIYARELVRGVVYGVPLAFVNWLPAMYVLGLPDRLGLPGWFRFASPIAALLCATAAGLAWRAALRSYRSTGS from the coding sequence GTGGCTGAGACGACGGATGCGCCAAGCGTCCTCCCCGCCCGACTGGGAGCGCTCCCGTCGATCTGGGCGGCACTGCGGGCGTACCTGCTGGTCGCCGGGATGTGGTTGCGCGCCTCGCTGGCGTACCGCACCTCGTTCTGGCTGACCATGGTCGGCAACGGGGTCACCTCGGCCCTGGACTTCGCGGTGATCGCGATCATGTTCCTGCACACCCGGGCCCTCGGCGGCTGGACCCTGCCGCAGGTGGCCTTCCTGTACGGGACCGCCGGGATGACCCTGGGACTGGCCGACCTGGCCGTCGGCAGCCTGGACCAGCTGGGCCAGCGGGTCCGCGACGGCTCGGTGGACACCGTGCTGATCCGCCCGGCCGCCGCGCTGGCCCAGCTGTGCGCGGACCGCTTCGCGCTGCGTCGGCTGGGCCGGGTGCTGCAGTCGGCGCTGGTCCTGCTCTGGTCCGTGTCCCGGCTGCACCTCGACTGGACGCCGGGGCGGGTGCTGGTGACGCTGCTGCTGCTGGTGTGCGGGAGTGTGATCTTCGGATCGGTGTTCGTCGCTGGTGGCGCCTTCCAGTTCTTCGCCGCCGACGCCGCCGAGGTGCAGAACTCGGTGACCTACGGCGGCTCGGCGATGCTCCAGTACCCGCCCACGATCTACGCCCGCGAGCTGGTGCGCGGGGTCGTCTACGGGGTGCCGCTGGCGTTCGTGAACTGGCTGCCCGCGATGTACGTGCTGGGCCTGCCGGACCGGCTGGGCCTGCCCGGCTGGTTCCGCTTCGCCTCGCCGATCGCCGCCCTGCTCTGCGCCACGGCGGCCGGGCTTGCCTGGCGCGCCGCGCTGCGCTCCTACCGCAGCACCGGCAGCTGA
- a CDS encoding ATP-binding cassette domain-containing protein, with protein sequence MGIIEVEDVVRTFTVRRRTGRLRRERIEVRAVEGLTFGIEPGEMVGYIGPNGAGKSTTIKMLTGILVPSSGRLRVAGVDPQRERTRLARRIGVVFGQRTTLWWDLPLRDSYELARRIYRIEEARYRRNLDRCVELLELGPLLDVPVRQLSLGQRMRGDIAAALLHDPEVLYLDEPTIGLDVVSRNKVRAFLAEINAEAGTTVLLTTHDLTDIERLCSRVMVIDHGRVVYDGGIEGLHATGRSERTLVVDLAEPAGPIQVPGTRVVRIEGPRQWLSFPASQSAAPLVAAVAANHALVDLSVREPAIEDVIARMYGERGEVAAESAAVGVGD encoded by the coding sequence ATGGGAATCATCGAGGTCGAGGACGTGGTCCGGACCTTCACGGTACGGCGCCGGACCGGACGGCTGAGACGCGAGCGCATCGAGGTGCGGGCGGTGGAGGGCCTGACCTTCGGCATCGAGCCGGGGGAGATGGTCGGCTACATCGGCCCCAACGGCGCGGGCAAGTCCACCACCATCAAGATGCTCACCGGCATCCTGGTCCCCAGCTCGGGGCGGCTGCGGGTGGCCGGGGTCGATCCGCAGCGGGAGCGGACCCGGCTGGCCCGGCGCATCGGCGTGGTCTTCGGCCAGCGGACCACCCTGTGGTGGGACCTGCCGCTGCGGGACTCCTACGAGTTGGCGCGGCGCATCTACCGGATCGAGGAGGCCCGCTACCGGCGCAACCTGGACCGCTGCGTGGAACTGCTGGAGCTCGGCCCGCTGCTGGACGTCCCGGTCCGCCAGCTCTCGCTCGGCCAGCGGATGCGCGGCGACATCGCGGCGGCACTGCTGCACGACCCGGAGGTGCTCTACCTGGACGAGCCCACCATCGGCCTGGACGTGGTCAGCCGGAACAAGGTGCGGGCCTTCCTCGCCGAGATCAACGCCGAGGCGGGGACGACGGTGCTGCTCACCACCCACGACCTCACCGACATCGAACGGCTGTGCTCACGGGTGATGGTGATCGACCACGGCCGGGTGGTCTACGACGGCGGGATCGAGGGGCTGCACGCCACCGGGCGCAGCGAGCGCACCCTGGTCGTGGACCTGGCCGAGCCCGCCGGGCCGATCCAGGTGCCGGGGACCCGGGTGGTCCGGATCGAGGGGCCGCGCCAGTGGCTGTCCTTCCCGGCCTCGCAGAGCGCCGCGCCGCTGGTCGCGGCGGTCGCGGCGAACCACGCGCTGGTCGACCTGTCGGTGCGGGAGCCCGCGATCGAGGACGTGATCGCGCGGATGTACGGCGAGCGGGGGGAGGTGGCGGCGGAATCGGCGGCCGTGGGCGTGGGGGATTGA
- a CDS encoding beta-N-acetylhexosaminidase, whose translation MNRKALVAAVGLVSLVAAVSGCGSSRPASVSSDSATATPSAPRDVAAPGAPLLSAPAAAAAGAALPLVPEPSEVTALGGTGYRLTARSAIRADGGPAATGVAALLTADLDASTGLRLPVPGGGAGSGTGSGAGSGTADDGVTLRLDPAAGTGPEGYGLVAGPGGVVITAADGAGLFHGAQTLRQLLPARGAGTVAAVRITDRPRYPVRSVELDVARHFFPVPVVERIIDLLAEYKINYLHLHLTDDQGWRIEIPGLPRLTGIGAATEVGGGPGGSYTDADYRAITAYAAARYVTVVPEVDLPAHTNAALTAYPDLACAGTARPRPYTGIGGPGDSLCADGAGVYAFVDQVVGTLAALTPGRYLDIGGDEAFGVSAEAYDSFMARAAAIVRAHGKQPMAWEDAAGGGLGPALLGAWHPAAQLPPGLAPRLAAAVRGGSQVLLEPAEHAYLDQKYDRQTGLGLSWAGYVGVPQAYDWDPGTFLRDVPAASVAGVEAALWTETLATPQDLESMLLPRLPALAEVAWTPQQGRVWSAFRLRLAAQAPRWDAQGLDWTRVDGIPWR comes from the coding sequence ATGAACCGGAAAGCGCTGGTCGCGGCGGTGGGCCTGGTCTCGCTGGTGGCTGCGGTGTCCGGCTGCGGATCGTCGCGACCGGCCTCGGTCTCCTCCGACTCGGCCACGGCCACGCCGAGTGCCCCCCGGGACGTCGCTGCCCCGGGGGCGCCGCTGCTGTCCGCACCGGCCGCTGCCGCCGCCGGTGCGGCGCTGCCGCTGGTGCCGGAGCCGTCCGAGGTCACCGCCCTCGGCGGCACCGGCTACCGGCTCACCGCGCGGAGTGCGATCCGGGCCGACGGCGGCCCGGCCGCCACCGGCGTGGCCGCGCTGCTGACGGCCGACCTCGACGCCTCGACCGGCCTCCGGCTGCCGGTGCCGGGCGGCGGGGCCGGATCCGGGACGGGATCCGGGGCGGGATCCGGGACGGCCGATGACGGCGTGACGCTGCGGCTCGACCCGGCCGCCGGGACCGGCCCGGAGGGGTACGGCCTGGTGGCCGGGCCGGGCGGGGTGGTGATCACCGCCGCCGACGGCGCCGGTCTGTTCCACGGCGCGCAGACGCTGCGGCAACTGCTCCCGGCGCGCGGCGCGGGCACGGTGGCGGCGGTGCGGATCACCGACCGCCCGCGCTACCCGGTGCGCAGCGTGGAACTGGACGTCGCCCGGCACTTCTTCCCGGTGCCGGTGGTCGAGCGGATCATCGACCTGCTGGCCGAGTACAAGATCAACTATCTGCACCTGCACCTGACGGACGACCAGGGCTGGCGGATCGAGATCCCCGGCCTGCCCCGGCTGACCGGGATCGGCGCGGCCACCGAGGTCGGCGGCGGCCCGGGCGGCTCCTACACGGACGCCGACTACCGGGCGATCACCGCCTACGCGGCGGCCCGCTACGTCACCGTGGTCCCGGAGGTGGACCTGCCCGCGCACACCAACGCGGCGCTCACCGCCTACCCGGACCTGGCCTGCGCCGGGACCGCCCGGCCGCGCCCGTACACCGGTATCGGCGGTCCCGGCGACAGCCTGTGCGCCGACGGGGCCGGGGTGTACGCGTTCGTGGACCAGGTGGTGGGCACGCTCGCGGCGCTGACGCCGGGCCGGTACCTCGACATCGGCGGCGACGAGGCCTTCGGGGTCAGCGCCGAGGCGTACGACTCGTTCATGGCGCGCGCGGCGGCGATCGTCCGGGCGCACGGCAAGCAGCCGATGGCCTGGGAGGACGCGGCGGGCGGGGGACTCGGCCCGGCGCTGCTCGGTGCCTGGCACCCGGCCGCCCAGCTGCCGCCCGGGCTGGCGCCGCGGCTCGCGGCGGCGGTCAGGGGCGGCTCGCAGGTGCTGCTGGAGCCCGCCGAGCACGCCTACCTGGACCAGAAGTACGACCGGCAGACCGGGCTCGGCCTGTCCTGGGCCGGGTACGTGGGCGTGCCGCAGGCCTACGACTGGGATCCGGGAACGTTTCTGCGGGACGTCCCGGCGGCTTCGGTGGCCGGGGTCGAGGCTGCCCTGTGGACCGAGACCCTGGCCACCCCGCAGGACCTGGAGAGCATGCTGCTGCCCCGGCTGCCGGCCCTGGCCGAGGTCGCCTGGACGCCGCAGCAGGGCCGGGTCTGGTCCGCGTTCCGGCTGCGGCTGGCCGCCCAGGCCCCGCGCTGGGACGCGCAGGGCCTGGACTGGACCCGGGTGGACGGCATCCCGTGGCGGTAG
- a CDS encoding aminotransferase class V-fold PLP-dependent enzyme, whose protein sequence is MSALPGPGGLSGYAEHFIEPDGYLDYGRFGPPSADVVEATTGLMTQSSHCTARTVDELMGQELRARQAAARLLGLNAASSELSRVALLPNASTGLFHAALGLPRGDVLVPGHEFPANLYPWRRAAALGRVQPVPLTPDRHGRITPDLVRSALTRETAAVALSAVDYRTGFRADLAGIREVIGPDRLLIVDAIQALGATELPWTAADLLVTGGQKWLRAGWATGFLYASPLALERLEPVLTGWTGVTDPGLFDGREHPPAEDARRFSVTNLSPVAAGGLARALELVERAGIRRIAAHILQRTDELVDTVRSAGGRVLSPTAEHERAGIVAFVLPKTDPALVGRALETHGVTATVRPDQIRLCAHASTTLATVDLLHAALRSLQRP, encoded by the coding sequence TTGTCTGCTCTGCCGGGCCCGGGTGGCCTGTCCGGTTACGCCGAACACTTCATCGAGCCGGACGGCTATCTCGACTACGGACGTTTCGGCCCGCCCTCCGCCGACGTGGTGGAGGCCACGACCGGCCTGATGACCCAGTCCTCGCACTGCACCGCGCGCACCGTGGACGAGTTGATGGGCCAGGAACTGCGGGCACGTCAGGCCGCGGCCCGGCTGCTCGGGCTGAACGCCGCCTCCAGTGAACTGTCCAGGGTAGCCCTCCTTCCCAACGCCAGTACCGGCCTGTTCCACGCGGCCCTCGGCCTGCCGCGCGGCGACGTGCTCGTCCCCGGGCACGAGTTCCCGGCCAACCTGTACCCGTGGCGGCGAGCCGCCGCTCTGGGCCGGGTACAACCTGTACCACTCACCCCTGACAGGCACGGCCGGATCACCCCTGACCTGGTCCGATCCGCGCTGACCCGGGAGACGGCGGCGGTGGCGCTGTCCGCCGTGGACTACCGCACCGGCTTCCGTGCCGACCTCGCCGGGATCCGTGAGGTGATCGGCCCCGACCGGCTGCTGATCGTCGACGCCATCCAGGCCCTGGGCGCCACCGAACTGCCCTGGACGGCGGCGGACCTGCTGGTCACCGGTGGGCAGAAGTGGCTGCGGGCAGGCTGGGCGACCGGCTTCCTGTACGCCTCACCGCTGGCCCTGGAACGGCTCGAACCGGTGCTGACCGGCTGGACCGGGGTCACCGATCCGGGCCTGTTCGACGGCCGCGAACACCCCCCGGCCGAGGACGCCCGGCGGTTCTCGGTGACCAACCTCAGCCCGGTCGCGGCAGGCGGCCTGGCCCGCGCCCTGGAACTGGTCGAACGCGCCGGGATCCGCCGGATCGCCGCGCACATCCTGCAACGCACCGACGAACTGGTCGACACGGTGCGCAGCGCGGGCGGCCGGGTGCTGTCGCCGACCGCCGAGCACGAGCGGGCCGGGATCGTCGCCTTCGTGCTGCCGAAGACCGACCCGGCGCTGGTCGGCCGGGCCCTGGAGACGCACGGGGTGACCGCGACCGTCCGCCCGGACCAGATCCGACTGTGCGCGCACGCCTCCACCACCCTGGCCACCGTCGACCTGCTGCACGCCGCGCTGCGCTCGCTCCAGCGCCCCTGA
- a CDS encoding DUF445 domain-containing protein, whose translation MDTLEDSKADRPVGVRYTASDEVKRRGVRRMKTIATGFLAVATLVYALASWGVHAHAGAWAGYVQAAAEAGMVGALADWFAVTALFRRPLGLPIPHTAIIPTKKDVFGRSLGQFVGENFLSVEVVRGRLRALGVGRRLGEWLSAPGSAERVTREASAALRGALAVLRDEDVQAVVGEAVTRRAAAQPVAQPIGAMLARIVAEGGHRGVVDLCVLRANSWLVEHRDTVIQTIAEETPGWTPKFIDRQVGVKVYRELLRFSEEVRDDPQHAARGAVDSFLEDFAKELRTDPETIAKVERAKVELLGRSEVQDLIASAWSAIRGMVLQAAEDEDSQLRVRLRDGIRSFGARLATDRRLQAKLDGWLEDAAEYVVDTYRGEITSLISETVASWDADEASRKIEANVGRDLQFIRINGTVVGALAGLLIHTVSVLV comes from the coding sequence GTGGATACGCTCGAAGACAGTAAGGCCGATCGACCGGTCGGGGTGCGCTACACCGCGTCGGACGAGGTGAAGCGGCGTGGCGTGCGGCGGATGAAGACCATCGCCACCGGGTTCCTGGCGGTGGCGACGCTGGTCTACGCCCTGGCGAGCTGGGGCGTGCACGCCCATGCCGGTGCCTGGGCCGGGTACGTCCAGGCGGCGGCGGAGGCCGGGATGGTCGGTGCGCTGGCCGACTGGTTCGCGGTCACCGCGCTGTTCCGGCGTCCGCTCGGGCTGCCGATCCCGCACACCGCGATCATCCCCACCAAGAAGGACGTCTTCGGGCGCAGCCTGGGCCAGTTCGTCGGCGAGAACTTCCTCTCGGTGGAGGTGGTCCGCGGGCGGCTGCGCGCCCTGGGCGTCGGCCGCCGCCTGGGCGAGTGGCTGTCCGCGCCGGGCAGCGCGGAGCGGGTGACCCGGGAGGCTTCGGCGGCGCTGCGCGGCGCGCTGGCGGTGCTCCGGGACGAGGACGTGCAGGCGGTCGTCGGCGAGGCGGTGACCCGTCGCGCCGCCGCGCAGCCGGTCGCCCAGCCGATAGGCGCGATGCTGGCCCGGATCGTGGCCGAGGGCGGGCACCGGGGGGTGGTCGACCTGTGCGTGCTGCGGGCCAACAGCTGGCTGGTCGAGCACCGCGACACGGTGATCCAGACCATCGCCGAGGAGACCCCGGGCTGGACGCCGAAGTTCATCGACCGCCAGGTCGGGGTCAAGGTCTACCGCGAGCTGCTGCGCTTCTCGGAGGAGGTGCGGGACGATCCGCAGCACGCGGCCCGGGGCGCGGTGGACAGCTTCCTGGAGGACTTCGCCAAGGAGCTGCGGACCGATCCGGAGACCATCGCCAAGGTCGAGCGGGCCAAGGTGGAGCTGCTGGGCCGGTCCGAGGTGCAGGACCTGATCGCGTCGGCCTGGAGCGCGATCCGGGGCATGGTGCTGCAGGCCGCCGAGGACGAGGACAGCCAGCTGCGGGTGCGGCTGCGGGACGGCATCCGGAGCTTCGGCGCCCGGCTGGCCACCGACCGGCGCCTCCAGGCCAAGCTCGACGGCTGGCTGGAGGACGCCGCCGAGTACGTGGTGGACACCTACCGGGGCGAGATCACCTCGCTCATCTCGGAGACCGTGGCCAGCTGGGACGCCGACGAGGCGTCCCGCAAGATCGAGGCCAACGTCGGCCGTGACCTGCAGTTCATCCGGATCAACGGCACGGTGGTGGGGGCGCTGGCCGGGCTGCTGATCCACACGGTCTCGGTGCTGGTCTGA
- a CDS encoding adenosine deaminase, whose product MAAQQGGDLRGAPAGGLEAFVAGLPKAELHVHHVGSASPAVVAELAARYEGRTSVPTDPEALAKYFEFTDFGHFIQVYLSVVDLIRDAADVRALTYGVAADMARQNIRYAELTVTPYSSVSRGIPGEAFMEAIEDARRAAERELGVVLRWCFDIPGEAGLQSAAITERLALDLRPEGLVSFGLGGPEAGVPRPQFQPYFDRARAAGLHSVPHAGEATGPETVWDALRSLGAERIGHGTNAVRDPRLLDYLGEHAIPLEVCPTSNVATRVVERIEEHPIRQMVDAGLFVTVNSDDPPMFGTDLNHEYTVAAGLLGLDEAGTAELARQGVRASFLDDAGKAAIIGEIDAYLAGWQTRS is encoded by the coding sequence ATGGCAGCGCAACAGGGCGGGGATCTTCGCGGAGCACCGGCGGGCGGCCTGGAGGCCTTCGTCGCCGGGTTGCCGAAGGCGGAACTGCACGTCCACCACGTGGGCTCGGCCTCACCGGCGGTGGTCGCCGAGCTGGCGGCCCGCTACGAGGGCCGGACCTCGGTGCCGACCGACCCCGAGGCACTGGCGAAGTACTTCGAGTTCACCGACTTCGGCCACTTCATCCAGGTGTACCTGTCGGTGGTGGACCTGATCCGGGACGCCGCCGACGTCAGGGCGCTGACCTACGGCGTCGCCGCGGACATGGCGCGGCAGAACATCCGCTACGCCGAGCTGACGGTCACTCCGTACAGCTCGGTCAGCCGCGGGATCCCCGGTGAGGCGTTCATGGAGGCCATCGAGGACGCCCGGCGGGCGGCCGAGCGGGAGCTCGGGGTGGTGCTCCGGTGGTGTTTCGACATCCCCGGCGAGGCCGGTCTCCAGTCCGCCGCGATCACCGAGCGGCTGGCGCTGGACCTGCGTCCGGAGGGGCTGGTCAGCTTCGGTCTCGGCGGCCCGGAGGCCGGGGTGCCACGGCCGCAGTTCCAGCCGTACTTCGACCGGGCGCGCGCGGCCGGGCTGCACAGCGTCCCGCACGCGGGCGAGGCCACCGGACCGGAGACGGTCTGGGACGCGCTGCGCAGCCTGGGCGCCGAGCGCATCGGCCACGGCACCAACGCGGTGCGGGACCCGCGGCTGCTGGACTACCTCGGTGAGCACGCGATCCCGCTGGAGGTCTGCCCGACCTCGAACGTCGCCACGCGGGTGGTCGAGCGGATCGAGGAGCACCCGATCCGGCAGATGGTCGACGCGGGCCTGTTCGTCACGGTGAACAGCGACGACCCGCCGATGTTCGGCACCGACCTGAACCACGAGTACACCGTCGCCGCCGGGCTGCTCGGCCTGGACGAGGCCGGGACCGCCGAGCTGGCGCGGCAGGGCGTCCGCGCGTCCTTCCTGGACGACGCGGGCAAGGCCGCGATCATCGGCGAGATCGACGCCTATCTGGCGGGCTGGCAGACCCGCTCCTGA
- a CDS encoding TIGR03364 family FAD-dependent oxidoreductase, translating to MRVIVVGAGALGTMHAWQLVERGHEVVHLERETQARGASVRNFGLVWVGGRSSGAELTTARRARELWEEIAERVPGLGFRASGSLTVVRTEAEYAVAAEAAARSDAGQRGWELLDADGVRKLNPALRGEFLGGLWCSQDAQVEPRVAQRELQAQLAASGRYTLLAGREVRQVEGRAVRDDRGELHSGDAVVLCTGAWLGGLVRELAPELPVRRVRLQMMQTEPLDEQLTTSVADADSFRYYPAYTGPALEALNSGQPQHPVAAEHRMQLLMVQRADGSLTIGDTHEYEHPFGFDVVEEPYDYLTGVAESLLGRPLPRVRRRWAGVYAQCLDTTEVVHREQVRDGVWLVTGPGGRGMTCSPAIGEATVTEMGL from the coding sequence GTGAGAGTCATCGTCGTAGGAGCAGGCGCGCTCGGGACCATGCATGCATGGCAGCTGGTCGAGCGCGGCCACGAGGTCGTCCATCTGGAACGCGAGACACAGGCGCGCGGCGCCTCTGTGCGCAACTTCGGTCTGGTGTGGGTCGGCGGCAGGTCCTCAGGGGCCGAGCTGACGACCGCCCGCCGGGCCCGCGAGCTGTGGGAGGAGATAGCCGAGCGGGTGCCCGGGCTCGGCTTCCGGGCGAGCGGCTCGCTGACCGTGGTGCGCACCGAGGCCGAGTACGCGGTCGCCGCCGAGGCCGCCGCCCGGAGCGACGCCGGGCAGCGCGGCTGGGAGCTGCTGGACGCCGATGGTGTGCGCAAGCTGAACCCGGCGCTGCGCGGCGAGTTCCTGGGCGGGCTGTGGTGCTCCCAGGACGCGCAGGTCGAGCCCCGGGTCGCGCAGCGCGAACTCCAGGCGCAGCTGGCCGCCTCCGGCCGGTACACGCTGCTGGCCGGGCGCGAGGTGCGCCAGGTCGAGGGCCGCGCGGTCCGGGACGACCGGGGCGAGCTGCACAGCGGCGACGCCGTGGTGCTGTGCACCGGCGCCTGGCTGGGCGGCCTGGTCCGCGAGCTGGCGCCGGAGCTGCCGGTCCGCCGGGTCCGGCTGCAGATGATGCAGACCGAGCCGCTGGACGAGCAGCTGACCACCTCGGTGGCGGACGCCGACAGCTTCCGCTACTACCCGGCCTACACCGGCCCGGCGCTGGAGGCGCTGAACTCCGGCCAGCCGCAGCACCCGGTCGCCGCCGAGCACCGGATGCAGCTGCTGATGGTGCAGCGCGCGGACGGCTCGCTGACGATCGGTGACACCCACGAGTACGAGCACCCGTTCGGCTTCGACGTGGTCGAGGAGCCGTACGACTACCTGACCGGCGTGGCCGAGAGCCTGCTGGGCCGCCCGCTGCCGCGGGTGCGCCGCCGCTGGGCCGGCGTGTACGCGCAGTGCCTGGACACGACCGAGGTGGTGCACCGCGAGCAGGTGCGCGACGGCGTGTGGCTGGTGACCGGCCCCGGTGGCCGCGGCATGACCTGTTCGCCCGCGATCGGCGAGGCGACCGTGACGGAGATGGGACTGTGA
- a CDS encoding phosphonatase-like hydrolase, with the protein MADQTSATGADAPRTRLVVLDMAGTTVADDGLVERSFDAAAAELGVVAGTERHREMVAYVRDTMGESKISVFRALFGDEEQAQRGNRAFEAAYHDLVDQGHCAPLPGAEQAIRELRAAGLTVVLTTGFSGPTQQRILDALGWQGLADLVLCPADAGGRGRPYPDLALAALLRTGAADDVRELAVVGDTGYDMRCGASAGAGVVAGVLTGAHGADRLRADGATDVLASVAELPALLKR; encoded by the coding sequence ATGGCTGATCAGACTTCCGCGACCGGGGCCGACGCCCCCCGCACCCGACTGGTCGTGCTGGACATGGCCGGGACCACCGTCGCCGACGACGGCCTGGTCGAGCGGTCGTTCGACGCGGCGGCGGCCGAGCTGGGCGTGGTCGCGGGCACCGAGCGGCACCGCGAGATGGTGGCGTACGTCCGGGACACCATGGGCGAGAGCAAGATCAGCGTGTTCCGCGCGCTGTTCGGCGACGAGGAGCAGGCCCAGCGCGGCAACCGGGCGTTCGAGGCCGCGTACCACGACCTGGTCGACCAGGGGCACTGCGCGCCGCTGCCCGGCGCCGAGCAGGCCATCCGCGAGCTGCGGGCGGCGGGCCTGACGGTCGTGCTGACCACCGGCTTCTCCGGCCCGACCCAGCAGCGCATCCTGGACGCGCTCGGCTGGCAGGGGCTGGCCGACCTGGTGCTGTGCCCGGCCGACGCGGGCGGCCGCGGCCGTCCCTACCCGGACCTGGCCCTGGCCGCGCTGCTGCGCACCGGCGCGGCGGACGACGTGCGGGAGCTGGCCGTGGTCGGCGACACCGGCTACGACATGCGCTGCGGCGCGAGCGCCGGGGCGGGCGTGGTCGCCGGCGTGCTGACCGGGGCGCACGGCGCGGACCGGCTGCGCGCCGACGGCGCCACCGACGTCCTGGCCTCGGTCGCCGAGCTGCCCGCGCTGCTGAAGCGCTGA
- a CDS encoding HAD-IIA family hydrolase translates to MAERKPVESWLTDMDGVLVHEGTIIPGADEFITRLRNSGKPFLVLTNNSIYTPRDLHARLAGMGLDVPEECIWTSALATAKFLHGQRPQGTAYVIGEAGLTTALHAIGYVLTDSNPDYVVLGETRTYSFEALTKAIRLINAGARFICTNPDETGPSTEGVLPATGSVAALITKATGVEPYFVGKPNPLMMREALNTLNAHSESTAMIGDRMDTDIKSGMEAGLETVLVLSGLTQQSEVERFPYRPSRVVKSVYELIDEI, encoded by the coding sequence GTGGCGGAACGCAAGCCGGTCGAGTCCTGGCTGACGGACATGGACGGTGTCCTCGTTCACGAGGGCACGATCATTCCGGGCGCGGACGAGTTCATCACCCGCCTGCGCAACTCGGGCAAGCCCTTCCTGGTGCTCACCAACAACTCCATCTACACCCCGCGCGACCTGCACGCCAGGCTCGCCGGAATGGGCCTGGACGTGCCCGAGGAGTGCATCTGGACCTCGGCGCTGGCCACGGCCAAGTTCCTGCACGGGCAGCGTCCCCAGGGCACCGCCTACGTGATCGGCGAGGCCGGTCTGACCACGGCGCTGCACGCGATCGGCTACGTGCTCACCGACAGCAACCCGGACTACGTGGTACTGGGGGAGACCCGCACCTACAGCTTCGAGGCGCTGACCAAGGCCATCCGGCTGATCAACGCCGGTGCCCGGTTCATCTGCACCAACCCCGACGAGACCGGCCCGTCCACCGAGGGCGTGCTCCCGGCGACCGGCTCGGTGGCCGCGCTGATCACCAAGGCGACCGGGGTCGAGCCGTACTTCGTCGGCAAGCCCAACCCGCTGATGATGCGCGAGGCGCTGAACACGCTGAACGCGCACTCCGAGTCCACCGCGATGATCGGCGACCGGATGGACACCGACATCAAGTCGGGCATGGAGGCCGGTCTGGAGACCGTGCTGGTGCTGTCCGGACTGACCCAGCAGAGCGAGGTGGAGCGGTTCCCGTACCGCCCGTCGCGCGTGGTGAAGTCGGTCTACGAGCTGATCGACGAGATCTGA